CTGCTTGCGCGTCAGGATGCCATAAGCCGTCTTTGTAGGGTGCATCGGAATCGGGAGTTCCGTCGGGAGCGGGATCGGCCCAGGTGTATGTGTAAACACGGCCATTTGTAAGTATCAGATCAGCTTCATTTGATCCGGTACAAGATGTTAGAGATGAACCGAGAAAAGCAAACCAAATAATGAAAACGAATTTCAGGCCTTTTTTCATTCTTTACTATTAATTAGTTTCCGATGAAGTGTGATCGTGCACAATCCGCCAGCCATCTTCGGTTTTACGAAATAGAAGGGTGAACAAACCGGTCGGTTCGTCATTTTCTCGTTCAAGAGTATACCTGCCGAAAACAAGTGCAGCGTCGGCAGAAATGACGGTGATATGCAGTTCGCTGAATGTCAAGTGTCCCATTGCAGCTTTGTCCTGGTATCTCTGTTTGTACCTTTCGAGAACCGGCTGCCAGCCATAGTTCACGCTGCCGCCACTGGCAAAACGCAGGGAATCAGAACGAAGGTAGCTTTCCATGAAACTTTCGATGCTGCCTCCGTTCCAGTCCTGTTCTGATTTTTGTATGACCGAAATCACCTGCTGTTTGATTTTAGATTCGTCAATTTCGGTTTGCCGTATGCAGGAAAAAAACAATATCCAAATTATAATTAACCAGATGGTCTTCATTGCTCTCTCCGAATTCGTTCTCTATTCCGAACTCTTTTGAGTCAATTCTTCCCCCTGCATTCTTTCTCGCTTTTGTTTCATAACCATTTCTTCAACATCTTTTAAAAGCTGTCTCGCGTCGTAAATTATGCCGTCTTTAATTGTATACTTAACGCCGCCCGTGCGCTCCGGTAGGCCGGTCTCGTCATT
The sequence above is drawn from the candidate division KSB1 bacterium genome and encodes:
- a CDS encoding DUF3225 domain-containing protein; translation: MKTIWLIIIWILFFSCIRQTEIDESKIKQQVISVIQKSEQDWNGGSIESFMESYLRSDSLRFASGGSVNYGWQPVLERYKQRYQDKAAMGHLTFSELHITVISADAALVFGRYTLERENDEPTGLFTLLFRKTEDGWRIVHDHTSSETN